A window of the Arachis duranensis cultivar V14167 chromosome 5, aradu.V14167.gnm2.J7QH, whole genome shotgun sequence genome harbors these coding sequences:
- the LOC107491411 gene encoding U-box domain-containing protein 40, translating to MEIQQTLKLMVHHHNRGKENNTPKLKWRKIFTLQRSPPSSKPIQTPPPEEFICPISGTLMADPVIVSSGHSFERASVQSCKDLNFTPQLSDGTTPDFSTVIPNLALKSAISKWCHASSTLLPQPPHRSLTDNLVRTLIFSSSSRKNNANELVGERMLTANPSCCSSSSSVESIATSASSSTPPAQLTAKPSFCYSSPSSSELEPTTPEAEEFISKLRSNQVFVIEESLQNLRKLTRTNEDSRITLCTQRMLSSLRGLVASKYKMVQVNAVACVVNLSLEKMNKVRIVRSGLVPPLIEALRIGSPEAQEHASGALFSLALEDDNKTAIGVLGALPPLIHALRVGTERTRHDSALALYHLSMVQSNRTKLVKIGSVPVLIGMVKSGQMTGRVLMILGNLGCGPDGRAAMLDVGMVECLVGLLAGSESVHGSIKESCVAVLYVLSHGGLRFKAVAKAAGVVEALEKAEKEVGSHRAKEKAMRVLEMMKGKEDDEEEEVDWEELLDSGLGSRSHNHHDGEFSGLNGTTSIL from the coding sequence ATGGAGATTCAGCAGACCCTAAAGCTCATGGTCCACCACCACAACAGAGGAAAGGAAAACAACACACCAAAGCTGAAATGGAGGAAAATTTTCACTCTCCAACGATCACCGCCGTCATCAAAACCCATCCAAACTCCACCGCCGGAAGAGTTCATCTGCCCAATCTCCGGTACTCTAATGGCTGACCCTGTGATCGTATCTTCCGGTCACTCCTTCGAACGAGCGTCCGTACAATCATGCAAAGATCTCAACTTTACCCCTCAACTCTCCGATGGAACCACCCCTGATTTTTCCACCGTGATCCCCAACCTCGCCCTCAAATCCGCCATCTCCAAATGGTGCCACGCGTCATCCACCCTCCTCCCTCAACCCCCACACCGGTCCCTCACCGACAACCTCGTACGGACCCTCATTTTCTCATCTTCCTCCCGCAAAAACAACGCAAACGAGTTAGTGGGAGAGAGAATGCTAACAGCGAACCcttcttgttgttcttcttcttcctccgtTGAGTCTATTGCCACGTCAGCATCAAGCTCCACCCCACCGGCTCAACTTACTGCAAAACCAAGCTTCTGCTACTCTTCACCTTCTTCCTCCGAACTCGAACCAACAACCCCAGAGGCCGAAGAATTCATCTCGAAGCTTCGGAGCAATCAAGTCTTCGTAATCGAAGAATCTCTGCAGAATCTGAGGAAGCTCACTAGAACTAATGAGGACTCAAGGATCACACTCTGCACCCAAAGGATGCTTTCGTCTTTGCGTGGCCTCGTTGCTTCGAAGTATAAAATGGTTCAAGTGAATGCCGTCGCATGTGTCGTGAACCTCTCTCTGGAGAAAATGAACAAGGTGAGGATCGTACGGTCAGGGTTAGTTCCGCCATTGATAGAAGCTTTGAGGATTGGATCCCCTGAGGCGCAGGAACACGCTTCCGGTGCGCTCTTCAGTCTAGCGCTTGAAGACGACAATAAAACCGCGATTGGGGTTCTCGGAGCTCTTCCACCGTTGATTCACGCGCTTCGAGTTGGGACTGAGCGGACTCGGCATGACTCGGCCTTGGCGCTTTACCATTTGTCGATGGTTCAAAGTAACAGAACCAAATTGGTTAAGATTGGATCGGTTCCGGTTTTAATTGGGATGGTTAAGTCTGGTCAGATGACGGGTCGGGTTTTGATGATTTTGGGCAATTTGGGTTGTGGGCCGGATGGGCGGGCTGCAATGTTGGATGTGGGTATGGTTGAATGTTTGGTCGGGTTGTTGGCTGGGTCCGAGTCGGTTCATGGATCAATAAAGGAGAGCTGTGTGGCGGTGCTATACGTGTTGAGTCACGGAGGGTTGAGGTTTAAGGCCGTAGCGAAGGCGGCAGGAGTGGTGGAGGCGCTCGAGAAGGCAGAGAAGGAGGTGGGGAGTCATCGAGCGAAGGAAAAGGCAATGAGGGTTTTGGAGATGATGAAGGGCAAAGAGGACGATGAGGAGGAAGAGGTGGATTGGGAGGAGCTGCTCGACTCCGGTCTAGGAAGCCGGAGTCACAACCACCATGATGGCGAGTTTTCCGGGCTCAATGGGACGACCTCAATCCTCTGA